The window TCTGGCCAGATTCTTAAACTCTCCGTTTCACCAAACCAAGGGAAATGCAACGAATCGCTGGTGAAACGCGACTctcccattttgttttttttaaaaaagagggacAATGCTGCAAATTAAACAGTGTCTCACTGGAGAACAGTCGAGAAGGTTGACATAGCAACCGCCGACGCTGCTGAGGCTGTCCCGCGGGGCGGCGCTGGCGTATTCCCCGCCGCAATAGCGCCCCTACTtccagagccctgtctgatcctggGTTCGTACACGTGTCCTTTATTTTGTCTCATTTAcctctctctgtgtttctcaGACAAgcacttggcaaaaaaaaagaggatgcTTGTTTGtcgttttatttttctttctggttGTCGCTGCTGTTTATGGTTGTGACAACCCTATGTAAACATAAATCCACCTGCGCAAGAAGGCAACAGTCCCCATTTCTTCCTCAACTGTTGagagttttttttgtaaaaaaagcGATGCAACACACGAATGCCGATGGGAGGTGAACAAAGCAAAAGTGCGAGCTGATTTTTAGCCTTCCCTCGCACCCACAGCTCAGAGAGTGGCGCAGGGAAAAGTCTGTCAAATAGATTCAGCTATTGTAATAAAACGTGTTGGAAACGACATTAAATTAAGAGTCAGATGAGTGCTGGAAATGGCTTCCGGTTTGGTTTTTCACTTCTAGGAATGTAGAAGATAGCAACAGCTGCGTGTGTTGCTCCGGCTTTCAATTTTGCACTTTAATCTCTCTCTACTTGATTGCTATTTGGTTCTCCCCCCGCCCCCGTtagcttccttttccttttgttttgacaATTCAAAACCCTCGTTTCtgtcacccccccccctccccattctcCTCAGGGCAGGTTGAGAGGTTGGATGGGTCATGATGTCTAAATccccctcctcttcctcttcccccacccgcCGGAGATACATGCTCCCAGGCAGGAGAATTCGCCCCCTTCACTCCCCGCGTCCCCCATTTCTCCCCCATGAAAAAAATGCCCCCTCCTCTCCCATGAAGTGATACGCAATTAGCGGGAAGGAAGCAAGGGGAGGCGGGGGGAGTGATAGAAGGTAATcgtttttctttttaaagagaaAAGATGCCGCACGGTTCCTTTTCGTTCAACTCAACTGACACACATTGAAGGTTAACCTTTCGTGAAATGTGTCAAGACCAGTGCAACAAAAAATGGCGGGCAAGTCGCATTAAACCACAGGAAAAAACTGTAAAATAAACTACAGACGTTGACAgcaaagctaaaaaaaggaagacttttgtttttcaattcgatgctccccctccctccctcgccTAGATGTAATTCTGTCACACATGTATTGGTTCAAAAATATTTAGCTTCCATGGGTTGAGGCTGACTATCAGACGTTTCTTTTAATGTGACTGAAAACACTGAATGTAGGGTTTCTCCGTTTGTGTTCAATTCCCCCTTCTCCTCAGATCCCAACACCCGAGTTAACCCCTCCCCGTCCTTTCCTCTCCCTTTGATCATACATCAGTGAATATTTTCTTGGCTAGGGGTTTCTGTTTGGTCGGGGTGTAGCcggggtactggtggggacccAGGAACAACGCGTCCACGTTGTCCTCTGCCTCCAGGTTCTCGCTTTTGTCCACGGACTGGTCGCTCGCTTTGAAGCGGCTCAGGGAAGCTGTCTGCTGCCCGCTGCTGACATGCAGATACTCAGCCTGGTCCTCATGCTCGTTCTCCCGGTGGTAGAAGTAGTTGAAGTTGGAGACGATGACGGGCACGGGCAGGGCGATGGTCAGGACGCCGGCGATGGCGCACAGCGAGCCCACGATCTTGCCGCCGATGGTGATGGGGTACATGTCGCCGTAGCCCACCGTGGTCATGGTGACCACCGCCCACCAGAAGGCGTCggggatgctggagaaactcgagtCACGGTCGTCGGTCTCGGCGAAGTAGACGGCGCTGGAGAACAGGATGACCCCGATGAAGAGGAAGAACATGAGCAGGCCCAGCTCCCTCAGGCTGGCCTGCAGGGTTTTCCCCAGGATCTGGAGACCTTTGGAGTGACGGGAGAGCTTGAAGATGCGGAAGACCCGAACAAGCCGAATGACCCTGAGGATGGCCAGGGACATGGTCTGTTGCCCGTTGCTTTGGTGGTGCACTAACTCGGTGAACAGGGTGATGAAATACGGGATGATGGCCACTATGTCGATGATGTTCATGATGTTTTTGAAAAAGCCAGGCTTGCTGGGAGAGGAGAAAAACCTCACCAACAGTTCGAAAGAGAACCAGACGATGCATAGAGTCTCGATGATGAAGAAGGGGTCGGTGAACGAGTTCATCCCCACGGTTTCGGTGCCATTGGCAGCAAAATTCATCAGGTTCGGGTGGGAGTCTTCTCTGAATTCGGGCAGGGTCTCTAAACAGAATATGATGATGGAAATGAGAATGACCAGGACGGAGACGATGGCTATCCCTTTCGCAGCTCCCGAGCTCTCGGGGTATTCGAACAACAGCCAAACTTGACGCTGGTACTCGTTGCTGGGCAGAACCCGCTCCTCTTCCTTAATGAAACCTTCCTCCTCTCGGAGGTTGTCAATGGCCTCATCGCCCATCTCGTAAAATCTGATCTCCTCCAGGAAAACGTCGACGGGCACGTTAACAGGTCTCCTCAGCCTCCCTCCCGACTGGTAGAAGTACAGGATGGCGTCGAAGCTGGGGCGATTCCTGTCGAAGAAGTACTCGTTCCGCAGGGGGTCGAAGTAGCGCATCCTCTTCCTCGGGTTGCCGAGTAAGGTGTTGGGGAACTGGGCCAGGGTCCTGAGCTGGGTCTCGAAGCGGAGCCCCGAGATGTTGATGAACGCCCGCTCGCAGCATTCCTGCCCCAGCTCCTCGGGATCGCGGTGACCCTGAGAGAGCGCGGTCAACACCACCGACTCGTCGATGTTCTCCTCGCCGACCAGGGTCATCTTCAGCCGGGCCGCTCTCGTTCGTGGTGGAGGGGCGGCTGAGGGCACTCGCTGTGATCTGACACCTCCGCCAGGGCAGCGTCTGGCATTTCCTGAtcagcaacacccccccccccccagcctccccccttccacacacacacacccaccccgcCTCCCCCGACTTTTAATTCTcgcacctctctctctcacacacacacacacacacagacgggcAGGGACTCTGCAATCACAGCATTTCAAAATAGCTCAGCCCCTTACCATCCCCTGCGATGACGTGAGGGCGACGTTTCTCAAGAAGCGTCTTTGATtccccgcacacacacacgcacaaataaAACAATACTCCCAATATCTCACCGGCTGCATTCGGTCCATCCAATTCACACCCAGTGTGGGGAGTCCACATCGGAACACCCCCGCCCCACTTTATCCGTGACTGAATCTGCCGGCACGGATTCCCTCTACCGACCCCAGCCCGCCTGTACTTTAGCTGTGAAACTTTCTGCGCCTAGTTCCGTTCcgaagaatgaaaagaaaagtcCTTTCTAGATTTCACTGGCAGTGTCCTGTTGCACGCCTGACGGTGAGAGGCCACGCTGTGAATTGCAGTAAGGCGGGTCTGGCGAGGGGGATTGGGTATATTTGACAGAGCCCTACCCCGCCCCACcaaaagcccctcatcatttCGCCCGCTTTCACCAGTGTGCGTGCTCAGCGCGACCAGTCCTTTTTATGAACCAGAAGCTCAGCCAAAGTATCCCGGCAGTGCCGAGAGCTCGCTCTTCAACAATGTGCATCATGTGGTGATAAACTCCAGGTGTACCCTCTCAGGGGGTTACAGCTCACCATTGAAGGAAACTGTATGAGTTCAGTCAATAATTATTGCTTCACCTAAATCAATACAACGTTTTGGCCGATTCGCATTAAAACTCCCGGAATAAAACCCCGCGCCCTCTATTTTCATGGCTGCTGTTTCGGGTCTTCACTTTCGCAACGCACAACTTACTGCAGCCTCCCAAAGTCAGTTGTCCGATTACAACCATCTTTTCCGAAGTGACACTTAGTGAGGTGTCAGTGGACAATTTATATATGTATCCTTGCAATGACAAAAGAAATACGCTTCTAATAGCAAATTTTTCTGAGGAAGATAAAGTCATTTCCATCTTGGGACAAACAGAAAcgttttttaaagaaacaaagtGCGATATTTTGTCTTCGAAAAAGTCTTTTTCTATTAAAATGTTAATCTAGCAAATAAAAACCACGCAACTCTGAAGCGTCGACTGAGGCATAGTTGTTTTGgtagctcactctacactgtgaGAATTCTTATTTCCTACAGTTTCCATCTTTTTTGCAAGTTGTTTCACTCTTCTATTTGTTAAAACCGAACTCATTACTGTTTGAGATGAagtcctttatatttttgggaCAAAGCGCTCTCTCAATACTCACATGGTAATTGCACCACCTAGTGTGTAGGAGACAGACCATACAGGACCCATGCTTGACATTTGGTCACTGCCAGGTTAGTGTTTCCCAACTGAGCAATGACGATTCTCCAATGGGCCTGAGcaccacacagagagagaaggacgAATTAGGTCTTTCGACTTGGTGTCTGTGTAGAAAGTGCTCTTAGATATAAGGCAAGGACAGGATCAGTCCTAATTATCTCATCTATCAAGGAATGGTCAACTGATACTGCATAAATTCATCAACAGAGAGGGaaaaatagttaatgttttggggcCAATATGACTCTTGTCAGACACTGGATGCTCATACTACTGGTTTGACTTACAGCAGACACCATTTTGGTCAAGAAATTAGCACAGGTGTTAGGAGTATGTGGTAAAACTGGCATCTGTGCagttcctccccccccccccccccccccccccccgttctaGTTGTAAGACATTCATGCCCAGTGACTCATCATGTGCAAAAAAAAACGCTTCTAATGGCAAACTTTTCTGAGGAAAATAAAGTTATTTCCATCTTGGGACAAacagaaatgttttttaaagaaacaaagtGCGATATTTTGTCTTCAAAAAAGTCTTTTTCTATTAAAATGTTAATCTAGCAAATAAAAACCACATAACTCTGAAGCATTGACTGAGGCATAGTTGTTTTGgtagctcactctacactgtgaGAATTCTTATTTCCTGCAGTTTCCATCCTTTTTGCAAGTTGTTTCACTTTATTCTAACCTCCAATGTACACACAATGTCAGTATCTGACAATCCCTGAGAATTTGAGAGCAAATGAGTGGTTTATCATCTATAATCTCTTTATCCTTTTGGTCAGGTTGCAGCTCATTATTGGAAAGAGCAAGGTTGCAGTGAGGGATTGGAGAAGTAAGAGATTCATGCTTACCTCATCTGCAGTTTATAAATCAGAAGCGATTGTGGGGTGAAAGGGAAGTGGGATATGAGAAGATGGATTAGCAGGGAGCATTATCTCATCTTCACTGGTTTCAACCCTGCCATGGCTGAAGTCATGGTCACTCCAATGATGGCCACCAGCCCATCAAGATAAGGGCCCATAGTTCTGCCTTATTTCTCACTCAATAGATAATGTTGCTTGTGGTTGCTCCACTTTTTCATCCATGAAAATGGAAAGGTATTTATGAGTGTGTTTGTGGAATGGCAAACTCAAAAGCATTTCAGTCATTGTCGTGTGCAGAAAGAGCAACCCAAGCCAAAAAATTCCCTTTTCCCTCTCCCACCAGAGTGGCACCTTATGCATTTCACTTGCAGGTGTGCATACATCTTGTCATAGCGACACACAtaccaataggttcaagaacagcttcctcgcTGCTGTTGTTGGACATCTGAATGGGTCTCTCAACTTTCAAATCTCGtgttaattttgcttttgtgcaatttctttgcagctgtaactttgtattcctcgcttTGTTCAAATACCCTATGATTTTTGCATGTGATGAATCTGCCTGTACTGAATgcgaaacaaaacttttcactgtactgaggtgcatacgacaataataaatcaaagcaaatcaaattaAAGCCTGTTGAGGGACTGTTTTTCAGGTCTAGAACTGGAGAAAGAAAGTGTGGAAATTGCACAGGGCAGGTTGTGGTGAAAGACAGGATTGTTGATTCTAGAGTGCAGAAGCAGGTTTGAAAGTCAGACTGGAACCCAGGGTAGAAATGGGCTGAAATCTGACAGGGAGAGATTCTGCAAACTGGTCAGAACCTCAAGAACCTTGAATTGGCTGAAGGTGTGTTGGGAGGGATGGGAGAAGCTGTAGCCCTTGGATAAAAGGTCTGGTATAGGTTACTTTCGGGGCAATGAGAAAGACAAATACTCAGCACATTCAGAAGGCCTGCAAATACAGTAATGATCTACCAACGATGAAAAAcgtgattgaattgaattagcttaaCTGTCACATGTACTTTCATGATTACAGTGAGAAGTTTACAAATCGCAACTAATGGTCCATCTTAGATACAAGCAtatctaggtacagatacttaagtacaaattcttacgaaaaaaaattagaaaaataaagaactaaAAAGTACAACATATCAGACCTTCTAAAGTACAAAGTCATAATAATaaactggtggctcagtggttttgatttgattcccacctcaggtgactgtctgtgtggagtttgcacattctccccgtgtctgcgtgagtttcctccacgtgctccagtttccgaccacagtccaaagatgtgcaagttaagtggattggccatgctaaattgcccatagtcagggacAAATATAAGATAGGAgagtgggtctgagtggtttactctttggagggttggtgtggacttgttgggccaaagggtctgtttctgtagggattctagtctAATCTCagttagaaaaataaggaaataaaaagttcagaataacagtccttccacaaTAATATAATGAAgaataaaaatttaaaagtgaatttAAGACAAAATCCTCTCCTGATCGAAGCAGGAAAAgggtggaaaaggagaaagtgattcATCTATGAAGAAGGTAGGCAGACTATATTTGTCCCATGTAAATAATTTTGCTTTTTGTGTTGACCCTTGACATTATCATGACCATTCTGGAATAGTTTGATTTAAGGATTAGCAAGTTAATACCTAGGCCATTATTTAAGAGATTTTTTTGCAgcataccataagaccataagatcataagatataggagtggaagtaagaccatttggcccatcgagtccactccgccattcaatcatggctgatgggcatttcaactccacttacccacattctccctgtagcccttaattccttgtgacatcaagaatttatcaatctctgccttgaagacatttagagtcccagcctccactgcactccgcggcaatgaattccacaggcccaccactctctggctgaagaaatgtctccgcatttctgttctgaatttaccccctctaattctaaggctgtgtccacgggtccttgtctccttgcctaacggaaacaatttcctcgcatccaccctttccaagccatgtattatcttgtaagtttctattagatctccccttaatcttctaaactccaatgaatacaatcccaggatcctcagctgttcctcgtatgttagtgTACTAGATCACTTCCCTTTCACAATGGTAGCAAGTCTATAGAAATAGTTTTCATTTTAGTTAGATTTTTAGTTTTTAAAGGGGAAATAGAGATTAATACACCACTTACAAAACAGCACAATGTTTGATGCAAAAACATTTATAGCCGATAATCAAAGACAAAAGTGGGCCATTTGGAAATGAGCAGAAAATGCAAGTTAGCATGGATACGTAAATGGCAAATCGTGTTCAGCTTTTCCATGTTCTTTGATGACATAGTGGAGAAGATGGATCAGCACAGTGCAGCTGATGCTGTGTTATGTGGACTTTGCAAAATGAGTTTGATGAAATACTTTGAAATAAACGTGTTAGCAAAACAAAAGCTCGTGGGATTAAAGGGCTGAATTAATATAAATCTGGCTAAGGGATAGCAACCAGAGAGTGGCACTTAATTGTTTTAAAGGCATAACTTTCAAGTTTTCAAGTGATATGAAACTCAAAATTTAGCAGATAGTGACAAACATTAATAACAGACTTAAGGAAGACATAAACAGAACTGGGCACACCCAAATTAGATAAAGcataatgcagagaaatgtgaagtaattgggtttggtagaaagaatgagatgaggaaagatataaaatttgATGGTAAATTATTGAAAGGCATGCAAACACTGCATGGTCTTGAGTGTATGTATCCAAGTCTTTGCAGTTCATCCCTGGTCACCTGGCATACTTGCAAATGAGGTACGCACCCAATGGAACTATAGTGTACAAGAGCACATGTATCCTGAGTAAAGTAGCacagaatgaagccattcagccagGAATACCTGTGCCAGTTCTTTGTAAGAGCTGCTCAATTTAATTGCAAAATGaactgctttttccccataaccataCCAATTAGCCCTTTTCAAATACATAGCCCAATGCACTTGATTTGGGctccatacacatacacacatgtgcGCACACCCCACATATCGAGGCCGCACTTGCACCTCTCCCTTACACACAAaaactcatacacacacacatatcctgCATGTGGATTCCAATCAGATATCTAATCAAAAAATCCTTACAACATTCCTGCTACGTTTTAGCAATTTTGAGATCTAGAGGCCACTAAGTATTtccatttgttgttttccatttCCTATTTTAATGAATATATTGGTCCCTTCATTCTGAAGTTTTCTTTTAATCATATCCAGAAAGAATAAGAGTCAAATTTCCAAATGAATAATTATTCAGTAGCTAGTGTATGACATCTTTTAGTTTATTCGCCAAAGATAACGGTGATTGCAGTTGCAGGACATTATAAATAATACAGCATTTTCACAAAGCTGAATGCAACTCCATTTTGTGCAATTGTataattgtgggtggcacagtggttagcactgctgcctcacagcgccagagacccgggttcaattcctgcctcaggcgactgactgtgtggagtttgcacgttctcccgtgtctgcgtgagtttcctccggatgctccggtttcctcccacagtccaaagatgtgcaggtcaggtgaattggccatgctaaattgcccgtagtgttaggtaaggggtaaatgggtggattgtgcttcggcggattggtgtggacttgttgggccgaagggcctgtttccacactgtaatgtaatctaatctaccgtACATTGCTGTCACGTGATTTGCACTTTCCTCAGTTATGCTGTATAATCACAACAGCACTGTGAGTTTGAAAGCCATTTTTGCCTGCCTGATGGTGCCTCAGTTAGATTTCATATTTGGATGTGTCTTGTCTACCAATCAGAAATCTGGTCCAAGCCACTCGCCTTGTAAATAATCATGAGCATATACTTGTGTGACATACCTTCCATATCTGAATAGCTGACAGTGACTGAAAACTGTGAGATGTTAGTGTGAGATTTGCAGAAGTGCTAAACATCTAATGGTGAGGTGAAGCTATTTTTATGACAACAGATCAGAGCCCTGAATTACTTACAGTTATATTGAACATTTAAGTGAAGCAAGTAGTTTTACTTTTTGTCTTAGTGCCTGTCTGTACGATCTCTGCCTCTTCCAATCCTCAAAGTTGTTTTGCATTGTTCTTGTTTTTTACAAGGAAGAGGAAGGAAGTCAACTAGAGATTTGTAACTAAGAAAGGATTGGGGACCAGTGTCCTTCAGACAaagttaatattctggataaaatcCGGATTTTGAATTAGTTATGATCTGGGAAAACTCTACCTTTACCAACCCAGGTGAAACTAGGCAACACAACTTCAACAGAGAAGAGCCAGATTATTTAATGAAGAACTTTAAAATTAAGATAACCATGGTTGCTGTCTGTTGTGCAAATGCAAGAATCTTATActaaaagactttttttttttaacagagatgTTATTTCACAAGAAGGGTGCCCAAAATTACTTCGTCCAGCTTCAGTCTTCCTGCGTTGTTTTACTGAACAGTTTGAATGTTTCCTGTAAAGTGGAGAGCCAGTAATCAAAATAGGAGAAGACAAAGTTCTCAGTTCATTGTACCCTGTGGTGAACAGGAAACAGCCTAAGTTCTTTAGTTGCTTGCGCCTATGGAATTCGTGGGCAAGGGAGCATGCAATACATAGCAACAGAAAGGAGTCTGTACTGTTCTTCAAAATtgaggagggaaaaaaaactctATCGTGCAGAGTTCTAATCAAGAGTGATAATGTCAAGAGTTATTCTTCAGGATTCCAACAGCTTTTTTTCAGTGCATAGTGACATATTTTTGTGAACACTGCAGAAGTAATGATGATGTTAAACACGTCTGTTAGTGACCAAGGAAAAATGCAATGAACAAAACAACTATTGTGGCTGACTGACCATGACATCCAGGAAAGAGAATTAGCtaattattcattttaattttcttttatggGTAGGACaatacccaactgtgtggtgcgACGGTGCAGTCATTAGGGGTACTCTTGTCTTGTTCTATGATGGAAGAGAAAACTAACTGCCATGCAATGGAGAAAATTTAAACtgtcaaaattaaaattattgaatCATCAGTACTTCAACTCTTCTTGCAAAAAATTAGCCACTTTAAAAGTTACCAAACTTGGCTAAATCTTTCTTTCTCAACTGCTTTGAATTATTCGATTACATTGATAATTTGAGAAAATGGCATTCAGTTCTCTCACATTTTTGTATATTTCATAGAGAATGTCAGAATTTTCAGAGGACTCTATTGAAAATTGAAACTCATTTAGAAAGAGGTATGAAAAAAACCGTTTGTTGGACAGAGAAATTTCTGCAAAGGAAAAAACTTAAAATTATGTTGTGATAAAATTCAGTAGGATATCTCTTCTGTTGCCATGATACATTTATGGAAATGGCTGAAAGGGAcaagaatagttaggtggttgattTTCGctcagacttgttgggctaaagggcctttttctgtgctgtagacttctCTGACTCTGaacctctataactctataactctatatcaTACAAACCAGAGATGGCTGAAAACGCAATTCAGTGGCTGTGTGGAAAATTCCTATGTACATTGAATCCAGTCTCGTGAGACCATGAAACATTATACCTAAAAGGGTGTCATGGAATTTCATAAAGACCACTTCAAAGGGATAGATACAATGCAAAAACCTACACCATCTTCTGT of the Chiloscyllium plagiosum isolate BGI_BamShark_2017 chromosome 23, ASM401019v2, whole genome shotgun sequence genome contains:
- the LOC122561640 gene encoding potassium voltage-gated channel subfamily A member 1-like → MTLVGEENIDESVVLTALSQGHRDPEELGQECCERAFINISGLRFETQLRTLAQFPNTLLGNPRKRMRYFDPLRNEYFFDRNRPSFDAILYFYQSGGRLRRPVNVPVDVFLEEIRFYEMGDEAIDNLREEEGFIKEEERVLPSNEYQRQVWLLFEYPESSGAAKGIAIVSVLVILISIIIFCLETLPEFREDSHPNLMNFAANGTETVGMNSFTDPFFIIETLCIVWFSFELLVRFFSSPSKPGFFKNIMNIIDIVAIIPYFITLFTELVHHQSNGQQTMSLAILRVIRLVRVFRIFKLSRHSKGLQILGKTLQASLRELGLLMFFLFIGVILFSSAVYFAETDDRDSSFSSIPDAFWWAVVTMTTVGYGDMYPITIGGKIVGSLCAIAGVLTIALPVPVIVSNFNYFYHRENEHEDQAEYLHVSSGQQTASLSRFKASDQSVDKSENLEAEDNVDALFLGPHQYPGYTPTKQKPLAKKIFTDV